DNA sequence from the Candidatus Hydrogenedentota bacterium genome:
CCTTCCGGCATTCGCGGCGGCGCCCGGCAACGCGCCCGCCATGGGCGTGAGCGTGCTGGACCACGGCGCGGCGGGCGACGGCACGGCGCTGGACAGCGCGGCGGTGCAGGCGGCGATAGACGCCTGCGCTGCGGCGGGCGGGGGCACGGTCCTGCTCCCCCCCGGCGTCTACCGCTGCGGCACGGTCCGGCTCAAGAGCGGGGTGATGCTCTGGCTGGACCACGGCGCCACCATTCTGGGCAGCACCAGGAAGGAGGACTATGATCCGCTGGAAACGCTGGACTTCAAGAACGACGCGGACATCGAGACCACCTATTTCCACCGCTCCCTGATTCGCGGCGAGGACGTGGAGCGCGTCGGCGTGGCGGGCTTCGGGGTAATAGACGCCAATTTCCCGCGCCGCGGCGGCCCGAAGACCCTCGCGTTCAAGCGCTGCCGCTTCGTGGAAATCCACAACATCCACATTAAAAACGTCCCGAACTACGCCGTCAGCCTGCTGGGCACGGACGACGTGAACATTGACGGAGTGACCATCCTCAACGGCTTCGCCGACGGGATAGACCCCGACTCCTGCCGCAACGTCCGCATCAGCAACTGCCGCATTTCCACCGTGGACGACGCCATCGTGCCGAAGGCCAGTTTCTCCCTCGGAGAGCGCCGCCCCTGCGAGAACATCACCGTGACCAACTGCGTCCTGTCCACGGTCTGCAACGGGTTCAAGCTGGGCACGGAGTCCGGCGGCGACTTCCGCCGCATCGCCTTCAGCAACTCCGTCATCACCGGCTACGGTGACAACCGGCCCGCCCTCTCGGGCATCGCCCTGGAATCCGTGGACGGCTCCCGCCTCCAGGGGATCACCGTGTCGAACATCACCATGGTCAATGTGCGCGCGCCGGTTTTCATCCGCCTGGGCAACCGGGG
Encoded proteins:
- a CDS encoding right-handed parallel beta-helix repeat-containing protein, yielding MNRTFPFLIPLLALCILPAFAAAPGNAPAMGVSVLDHGAAGDGTALDSAAVQAAIDACAAAGGGTVLLPPGVYRCGTVRLKSGVMLWLDHGATILGSTRKEDYDPLETLDFKNDADIETTYFHRSLIRGEDVERVGVAGFGVIDANFPRRGGPKTLAFKRCRFVEIHNIHIKNVPNYAVSLLGTDDVNIDGVTILNGFADGIDPDSCRNVRISNCRISTVDDAIVPKASFSLGERRPCENITVTNCVLSTVCNGFKLGTESGGDFRRIAFSNSVITGYGDNRPALSGIALESVDGSRLQGITVSNITMVNVRAPVFIRLGNRGRDMETPVPGTVSDISISNITATGASLACSVTGIPGHPVRGVTLDNIRVVFDGANPPMAPGAEVPEEEASYPEAVMFGPLPAYALYARHVEDLVVSNFRAAWRDGFWRLTTDIYRDIKWPGDGTMPSHAEPGDAGTALVLDDVTRLRLESFDARPAASGGPLMRLVNVRGALITGGMPHAGTPVYAAVDGAESRDLRFHGNLMPPDCAAAVTGENVNPAAAVIE